CGCAGGGCGAAACCCGCCCGCGGAGGGGTCCGGAAGCGTCCGCGGACAAGGACGACCAACTCGATCAGCTCGGCCAAGACGATCGATCTGCCAAACTTGGGCCATGCGCGTCTCCGCCAAAGCCGACTACGCCCTCCGGGCGCTCATCGAGATCGCCCACCGTGACGACAGCCGGCCCGTCAGCGCGGAGGAGCTGGGCAAGCTGCAGGAGATCCCCCACGGGTTCCTGCAGGCCATCCTCGCCGACATGCGCCGGGCCGGCCTGGTCGTCAGCCAGCGGGGCCAGTCGGGTGGCTGGCGGCTCGCCGGCCGGTCCGCCGACATCACCGTGGCCGACGTGATCCGGGCCGTCGACGGCCCGCTGGTCAGCGTCTACGGCCTGCGGCCCGAGGCGGTCTCCTACAACGAGTCGGCGCAGATCCTCCAGCACGTCTGGATCGCGGCCCGCAGCGCGCTGCGCGACGTGTTCGAGAACGTCACCATCGAGGCGCTCGCCGCGCGGTCGCTGCCCGACGAGGTCGAGGTCCGCACCCGCGACGAGGACGCCTGGCAGCCGCACTGAGCCGGCTCGCAGACCTGCGGGCGGGCCGCTGACGCGGCTTCACCCCGTGTTCACGCGGGGGTCGTCGCGCCCGTCCACCCTGGGTGCATGTCTCGACGCACCCTGATCTGGCACATCGGGCTCCCGCAGGCCGCCCGGCTCGTGCTGCCGGCCAACCTCGACCACCACGCCGACGCGCTCGCCGCGGCCGGCCTGCCGGTGGTCGCGGACGCCGAGGAGGCGGCGCACGCCACCCACGAGCTGCTGCGCACCCACCGCGACGCCGACCTGCGTCGCCGCGACGTCGAGGGCCGCTGGGCGCGGATCTGCGACCGGGTCTGGGCCCACCGTGGCGTCTCGCTGCTGTCCACCCCCGACCTCGGGGTGGCCGACAAGGACCAGCTGCGGCTCGCGCTCGACCCGCTGATCGGCATCGAGGTCCACCTCGTCGTCTCGCTCGACACCTTCTCGTCCCAGCTGTACGGCGCCTGGCTGGCCGAGCTCCGCGCCGGGCGCACCACCAGCTGGCAGAAGTACGCCGCCCGCGTCCTCGACCACGCCACCGGCGGCGAGCGCAGCCACCGCCAGGCCGAGGCGTTCTGGGCCGGTCACGAGCTGGCCTCGCTGCTCGCCCGCTGGGGCTGGACCTTCCACGCCGACCGGCTGCACGTCGTCGTCGACCCCGACCCGGCCGTCCAGTGGGAGGCCTTCCTCGACGTCGCCCGCGCCACGCCGCAGCTGCGGGCGGCGCTGCCCGCGCACGTCCCGGCGTACGCCGATCCCGCGGGCGTGGCCGTCCTGCGCACCGTCAACCGCCAGCTCGAGGCCCCGCTGGCCCGCGCGACCTCCG
This genomic interval from Nocardioides scoriae contains the following:
- a CDS encoding RrF2 family transcriptional regulator, whose protein sequence is MRVSAKADYALRALIEIAHRDDSRPVSAEELGKLQEIPHGFLQAILADMRRAGLVVSQRGQSGGWRLAGRSADITVADVIRAVDGPLVSVYGLRPEAVSYNESAQILQHVWIAARSALRDVFENVTIEALAARSLPDEVEVRTRDEDAWQPH